In the genome of Fluviispira vulneris, one region contains:
- a CDS encoding ATP-binding cassette domain-containing protein: MFGFHKKNSWFVFVKDFISAKNLDSTDDIFRKVENSKKSFWWLFFYTYRRQILFVSVIQTFLLSFILCFPYAIDFYLQFFLRSTSPIAQARLFTASVYLLLFIVLFSFILYVKNKVLIQWARVIKYHSLLLIAKICENSEKNSSQFLYRNFINGNDEQIIDKCAFFPKILIGFFSIPALFVAYYLIYKIMGNIFFVPLALLLSLFVFQYFSNSKLTHIFQKISQLSLFRSELLKKIFSYGNRVRYLAMESFFLRKINLSQEYAQKISKGILKNIAFSRVIYYASGFVIAIPSLAIFAYLNKSMSSSDLTKLVILFILVAHFYANTLYLLSTSKEWKNLFEKYRFPILLKQNFSKDSKIQENWEQEWENILNDPKNKKTNSSKLYLQNASFFSPEGLCLYNLSFETKPGQLIAVVGHKSAGKSAFLNACAGELHLVSGEASFAQNFEILSKMNILFEGTLRENIILGREFEGRRYIETIRSCALEEEMNALENGDETVVFPSVNIFTKSFIKKICIARTIYGKADYYYFNDPFLDLSKEDASHIFNEALQKQLVNSVRIFVTEKLEFASLCHQILVMKDGIIVEQGAHSSLVEKSGAYARLYYASADSRRFEFSQYQQIKKTQNFRSPLLNVSQKLDDPAENAEGKKVENIYYKSVFNSLKYFVKYFFKDKRAWPSFGLALLSQFFLCSAFFILFSEYFQERMTHFWQVSLFCTFAIFSLVSFFYFHLKNAGINSFLGSSLEKKVYDILIKDHKHEISYTAQYIEEFSLVKDKLFSTFTSLLVRSVFFLAGCFLLAITNLSALCLILGMIAFVSVFILINKNKFYHALTNIKLELNKLSHFSKYFFSLYTQAHSYSLRNYLLEKFQADINNTQKIESEKDKIIVKFSLFILAFFCFLVCVSLVYFVSFYDVISAGTVTLVVVATILFFQAIFNITNEMNTFIACLPHFENLIRTSIMHEENEDIRYSTSEYWPQKGTLRIMSLTSQGTDSYPKPIKNLDLFISHASRLAILEYGDNAKLSPFFATLLQFVPFQEGTIFLDDEDILKINPIELRNRFAYISLNSFFPFLSLRENLDPFEYFDDSEIWSVLNRVGMAQSVAILRNGLNSKMDEFPNQLLWSGELVLISFAKALLHGNKILLLDNVSVPEEIEMRIIDLIEREFVDSTILISTDAKSPLIQLCPDVICIENGEMHRVNAEKGNYHIPISYEDIEYHKFQ; encoded by the coding sequence ATGTTTGGATTTCATAAAAAAAACTCTTGGTTTGTATTCGTTAAAGATTTTATTTCTGCAAAAAATTTAGATTCTACAGATGATATTTTTCGAAAAGTAGAGAATAGTAAAAAATCTTTTTGGTGGTTATTTTTTTATACATACAGACGGCAGATATTATTTGTTTCAGTTATACAAACATTTTTGTTATCATTTATATTATGTTTTCCATATGCAATTGATTTTTATTTGCAATTCTTTTTGCGTTCTACATCCCCTATTGCACAGGCACGTTTGTTCACGGCTTCTGTTTATTTATTGTTATTCATTGTGTTATTTTCCTTTATCTTGTATGTAAAAAATAAAGTTTTAATACAATGGGCTCGAGTGATTAAATATCATTCATTATTATTAATTGCAAAAATTTGTGAAAACTCAGAAAAAAACTCCAGTCAGTTTTTATATAGAAATTTTATCAACGGAAATGATGAGCAAATAATTGATAAATGCGCTTTTTTTCCTAAGATTTTAATAGGATTCTTTTCTATTCCAGCTCTTTTTGTTGCATATTATTTAATTTATAAGATAATGGGTAATATATTCTTTGTTCCACTTGCTTTACTTCTTTCTCTATTCGTATTTCAGTATTTTAGCAATAGTAAACTTACACATATTTTTCAAAAAATTTCTCAGCTATCCTTGTTTAGAAGTGAGTTGCTAAAGAAAATTTTTTCTTATGGAAATAGAGTGCGCTATTTAGCTATGGAATCCTTTTTTTTAAGGAAAATAAATCTATCACAGGAGTATGCACAAAAGATTAGTAAGGGTATACTTAAAAATATCGCTTTTTCTCGCGTTATTTATTATGCTTCAGGTTTTGTTATTGCAATACCAAGTTTAGCTATTTTTGCTTATCTCAATAAAAGTATGTCGTCTTCTGATTTAACTAAACTAGTCATACTTTTTATTTTAGTCGCACATTTTTATGCAAATACTCTTTATCTTCTTTCAACAAGTAAAGAATGGAAAAATCTTTTTGAAAAGTATCGTTTTCCTATTTTATTAAAGCAAAACTTTTCGAAAGATTCAAAAATACAAGAAAATTGGGAGCAAGAGTGGGAAAATATTCTTAACGATCCAAAAAATAAAAAAACAAATTCTTCTAAACTTTATTTACAAAATGCGTCTTTTTTTTCCCCAGAGGGTCTGTGTCTTTATAATTTGTCCTTTGAGACTAAACCAGGACAACTTATTGCCGTTGTTGGACATAAGTCAGCAGGAAAGTCAGCATTCCTCAATGCCTGTGCTGGAGAATTGCATTTAGTCAGCGGTGAAGCTTCATTTGCGCAGAATTTTGAGATTTTATCCAAAATGAATATTTTGTTTGAAGGAACATTGAGAGAAAATATTATTTTAGGAAGAGAATTTGAAGGTCGTAGATATATTGAAACCATACGTTCCTGTGCTCTAGAAGAAGAAATGAATGCTTTGGAAAATGGTGATGAAACAGTTGTTTTTCCTTCGGTGAATATCTTTACGAAAAGTTTCATTAAAAAAATATGTATTGCACGAACTATTTATGGAAAAGCTGATTATTATTACTTCAATGATCCTTTTCTTGATCTCTCTAAAGAAGATGCCTCACATATTTTCAATGAAGCTTTACAAAAACAACTAGTAAATTCAGTGCGTATTTTTGTGACAGAAAAATTAGAATTCGCTTCTCTTTGTCATCAGATTCTAGTTATGAAAGATGGAATTATTGTTGAACAAGGAGCGCATAGCTCGCTCGTAGAAAAATCTGGTGCTTATGCTCGATTGTACTATGCAAGTGCAGATTCTCGGCGCTTTGAATTTTCTCAATATCAGCAAATAAAGAAAACGCAAAACTTTAGATCTCCTTTATTAAATGTATCTCAAAAGCTAGACGATCCTGCTGAAAATGCCGAAGGCAAAAAAGTTGAAAATATTTATTATAAATCAGTGTTTAATTCATTAAAATATTTTGTAAAATATTTTTTTAAAGATAAAAGAGCTTGGCCGAGTTTTGGTTTAGCTCTTTTATCACAGTTTTTTCTCTGTTCTGCTTTCTTTATTTTGTTTTCCGAATATTTCCAAGAGAGAATGACACATTTTTGGCAAGTATCGTTATTTTGTACTTTCGCAATTTTTTCTTTAGTCAGTTTTTTCTATTTTCACTTAAAAAATGCTGGCATCAATAGTTTCTTAGGTTCTTCATTAGAAAAGAAAGTTTATGATATTTTAATTAAAGATCATAAACACGAAATATCTTACACTGCTCAATATATAGAAGAGTTTTCTCTGGTAAAAGATAAACTTTTTTCCACTTTTACCTCCTTGCTTGTGAGAAGTGTGTTTTTTTTAGCTGGTTGCTTTCTCTTAGCAATAACTAATCTATCTGCACTTTGTCTTATTTTAGGTATGATTGCTTTTGTTTCAGTCTTTATTTTGATTAATAAAAATAAGTTTTATCATGCCCTAACGAATATAAAATTGGAATTGAATAAACTATCGCATTTTTCAAAATATTTTTTCTCACTTTATACCCAAGCGCATTCCTATTCATTGCGCAATTATCTATTAGAAAAATTTCAAGCGGATATTAATAATACCCAAAAAATTGAGAGTGAAAAAGATAAAATTATTGTAAAGTTTTCTCTTTTTATTTTAGCCTTTTTTTGCTTTTTAGTCTGTGTTTCATTGGTTTATTTTGTGTCTTTTTATGACGTAATTTCTGCGGGGACAGTGACTTTAGTTGTTGTTGCTACTATATTATTTTTTCAAGCAATTTTTAATATAACAAATGAAATGAATACATTTATTGCGTGCTTGCCGCATTTCGAAAATCTAATACGCACTTCAATTATGCACGAAGAAAATGAAGATATTCGTTATTCTACTTCTGAGTATTGGCCACAAAAAGGCACATTGCGTATTATGTCGTTAACTTCACAGGGTACTGACTCATATCCTAAGCCGATTAAAAACTTAGATCTCTTTATTTCTCATGCGTCTCGATTGGCGATACTTGAATATGGAGATAATGCTAAATTATCTCCATTTTTTGCAACTTTATTGCAATTTGTTCCTTTTCAAGAGGGAACAATATTTTTAGATGATGAGGATATATTAAAAATAAATCCAATTGAGTTACGCAATCGTTTTGCATATATTTCATTGAATTCATTTTTTCCCTTTTTAAGTTTAAGGGAAAATTTAGATCCTTTCGAATATTTTGACGACTCAGAAATTTGGTCTGTGCTGAATCGTGTTGGTATGGCACAATCTGTAGCAATTTTGCGAAATGGTTTGAATTCAAAAATGGATGAGTTTCCCAATCAACTGCTTTGGTCGGGAGAACTCGTTCTTATTTCGTTTGCGAAAGCATTGTTGCATGGAAATAAAATTTTATTATTAGATAATGTTTCTGTTCCAGAAGAGATAGAAATGCGGATTATTGATCTTATTGAACGGGAATTTGTTGACTCAACAATTCTGATTTCTACCGACGCAAAGTCTCCATTAATACAATTGTGTCCTGACGTTATTTGTATAGAAAATGGGGAAATGCATCGAGTAAATGCAGAAAAAGGAAATTATCATATACCAATTTCTTATGAAGATATTGAGTATCATAAATTTCAATAA
- a CDS encoding tetratricopeptide repeat protein yields MADGEANTSGGDKVCVLIVEEKSDLRTFFMGVLTKSGNFEVKNSASAKEALEILAKESASIQIVAFDWQMTDMSGYVFIQRLRRDPLYDHIEFVVCSQVITPEDSFLMVELDVYHSIIKPVNANDYLKMMEVVRADYNQSKSTTLKLKELHHLLNEEKILECDELLKTPGIEDEINKNPRYVYLGGEIRILKKQYGEAVEFLKNFFKNKQENPAEENLKSLNTLGKALCMVGRFDEALLIYQKLENKSPNNLNHKVMVGDALLGLDDIAGAEEKYNEALDADPAHKDALIGMTKANSVNGNFDKAKSFFEKIEGNFESRTLASFYNNKGVALVRNGKVKEAILFYENALQFFDKFKGHVYFNLGMAYYRDGNIASALSCFQAALATDELDLLAEKKILKEFQEKGIEKFTADYKDKMARKQK; encoded by the coding sequence ATGGCTGACGGGGAGGCAAATACAAGTGGCGGGGATAAGGTCTGTGTTCTTATCGTTGAAGAAAAATCCGATTTGCGTACTTTCTTTATGGGTGTGTTGACTAAAAGTGGAAATTTTGAGGTAAAGAACTCAGCATCCGCCAAAGAAGCTCTTGAGATTCTAGCAAAAGAGTCTGCAAGCATTCAAATTGTTGCATTTGATTGGCAAATGACAGATATGTCAGGATATGTTTTTATTCAACGCTTAAGACGTGATCCTCTTTATGATCACATTGAATTTGTTGTTTGTTCACAGGTGATCACTCCTGAAGATTCATTTTTAATGGTTGAGCTTGATGTTTACCACAGCATTATTAAACCTGTGAATGCCAATGATTATTTAAAAATGATGGAAGTTGTGAGAGCGGATTACAATCAGTCGAAATCAACCACTTTAAAATTAAAAGAATTGCATCATTTATTAAATGAAGAAAAAATTCTTGAATGTGATGAACTTTTAAAAACTCCTGGGATAGAAGACGAAATCAATAAAAATCCTCGCTATGTTTATTTAGGTGGTGAAATACGAATTTTAAAAAAACAATATGGAGAAGCCGTCGAGTTTTTAAAAAACTTTTTCAAAAATAAACAAGAGAATCCAGCGGAAGAGAATTTAAAATCTTTAAATACATTAGGAAAAGCTCTTTGCATGGTGGGGCGTTTTGATGAGGCATTGTTGATATATCAAAAATTAGAAAATAAAAGTCCAAACAACTTAAATCATAAAGTAATGGTGGGAGATGCGTTGCTGGGTTTAGATGATATTGCTGGAGCTGAAGAAAAATATAATGAGGCTTTAGATGCAGATCCTGCCCATAAAGATGCTCTCATAGGTATGACAAAAGCCAATTCTGTGAATGGAAATTTTGATAAAGCCAAATCTTTTTTTGAAAAAATAGAAGGAAATTTTGAAAGCCGCACGCTCGCAAGTTTTTACAACAACAAGGGCGTTGCATTGGTGCGAAATGGAAAAGTAAAAGAAGCAATTTTATTTTATGAAAATGCTTTGCAATTTTTTGATAAATTCAAAGGGCACGTTTATTTTAATCTTGGAATGGCGTACTATCGAGACGGCAATATTGCAAGTGCATTAAGCTGTTTTCAGGCTGCTTTAGCAACCGATGAGCTCGATCTGCTTGCTGAGAAGAAAATATTAAAAGAATTTCAGGAAAAAGGCATTGAAAAATTTACAGCTGATTACAAAGATAAAATGGCAAGAAAACAAAAATAA